CCAAAGTCACCTTCCTTAATTATGATTTTTCCTTTTTTTATTTTTTTATAATTACACAAATTAGCTATATCCTTAATAACCTGTAAATCCAAACCCTTAAAAAGGGATAGCTTGTGTAATTTCCTGATTACCGTTTCATTATCTTTGATTACCATACTTTTGCCTCAACCAATTTCACTGGAACCTTCAATCAGAACAGCCTTGGAAAAATTTTTAATTATATAATTCTTATCAGGATTCAACACTGGGTAATTAGGTATCATTGTTTTAACAATCCTTAAATTATCCACAAGCTTTGAAATATCAGGCGTCTTTTGGGCTTCCTGTAATGCCAGCCGCTTGCGTTCATAAAAATTACCTGTATTTTCTAAAAGTCCAATTAAAATCTTATTTTTTTTACCAAAATATTCCACAAGATTACTATACGGTTTATTAATAAAGTGGGAAGGAATTTCCTCAGTGGTTAAGGACACAGGAGTACTTACATCAATAAGTTCACCTATAACATGCGCCAGTCCGCTTTTTGCAAATACATCAGCAATTATGTTTTTACTGTAATTATTTGTAAGGATTACCTCATCACACCCTGATAAACGTAAGTATCGTTCATACTTCTGGTCAATAATTTCTGCACATACATAAACACTTTTTGAAATTGCCTTAATCGACATTACTGACATCACAGTACGCGAGTCGGCATCCTGTCCTGACTTACCCAGTTCATCCGCCAGCACAAGCACTTTTTTTGCATACCGTATATTAGCCCTGTTTAAAACATGTTCATCAATATGATCCCCAAACACATAATGTATATTGGAAAAAAGAATATTACCTTTTAAGTTTTCTATCTGTTCAGCCTCAGCCATGCACACCAGAACAACATCATAACCTGCAAAATCCTCTTTCCTCTTTGCTATGCTGGACAGAACCATTGCCATATCTTTTTTCCAGCCGCAAATAACATAATGATTTTTTATCTTCACAGGCTTAAGCCCCCTGTCTTCTTTTAATTGTTTTTCCACCAGCGTTGAGGCAATATTACCAGTAATTACCCCTACCAACGCCATTCCAAAAAACATTGTCAGTATACCAATTAACCTTCCTAACCGTGATATTGGGTACTTATCCCCATACCCTACAGTTGTAGAAGTTACTATTGCCCACCATATTGAATCTTCAAAGGAATTTATATTGCTCCTTACAACCTCCTGTCCGTCTAAAGTTGTATAAGTGCGGGTGTATCCTTTTTCAATATAAAATATAGCTGTTGAAAAAATGAATAATACCACAAAGCATACTGCAAAAATTCTAAACACCATACTGCGCATTAAATTATTGAAAATTATTCGCAAATTTTTTAATACTTTCAGGTTTTTAAATGTTACATTCATATAATTCCGTATATTTACATTATGCGATAGCTCATATCAATTATCGAATGGTAATGAAAAAAAGATTACAAAATTATTATGTCACTTTAAATAAATACGATAAAAAAAGGGGAGAAAAATCTCCCCTTTTTAAATTCTATTATTATATTTCTCTCTTTTCTATAGCTCTTTCAAACCTCTCTTAGGCTTGCTCTTGGAAGAAGATAGATCAACAGAGCCTTTTATTTCTCCCTCAGACTGTGCCTTGTATGCAGCCTCAAAAATATCTTCTTTCATTTCAGCTTGGGCAAACGACTGGTCAATGTCTTCACGAATTGTAGATCTTCTGCGCTTGAATGTTGCAAATGCAGCATCTTGGAATCCACGTGATACACTATAGAGGAACTCGTTCAATACATTTGCCATACCTTTCAGCATATACTGTTTGCGCTTGATTGTTGTTACATCAACATCAAGCACTAAACCAGGCTGTATATGATGAGGGTTGATCTTATAGGTAAATTCATTAAACCTTCTTTCAAGGAAGTTGATGCGCTCATCAAGAATAACCCTTTCAATTGGGTTCTGGAATCCGTGCATCTTCTGCAGCATTTCGCGCAAATATTTTAACTTGTTTTTCAAATTATGGATTCTATCTTCGTAGGTTCTATTATTTTTTTCAACGAAGGAATTTTCATTATACATTTCGCCAATCTCATTCCACAATACTGAATTTGGATCAGCATCTTCTTCACGTTTATTCCTTCTCCATTCACGTGACATTAATCTGTTTGCTAAATCATCAAAGTCACGGAGCGAACGGAATCTCTTCTTTGATTCATAGTGAGCATGCACAACATCCCATACTCTCAAGATTTCACGTGTAAAGGCATCCATCTGGCGGTCGTATTCCTTCTTTGCTTCACGCAGTTGGTTCTGGTCATAGTATGCAAGCCGTATCGCATAACGCTCATCCGGAAGAACAGTCCTATCCAGCTCTTCATATTCGCGAATTTGGCATATACGTGCATTTTTCATGTTATCGCATACCTGATACCCAAGCTTTGATGTATCAAGTATTGAAGTAATAGCATTTACAGCAGTGTTGTAACCGCGGTTACGGATATTTTCTTCATCGATGATGTACTTAATATTTTCACGAATATTTAGTGGATCGTATTCTTCAATATCGATCTCAGCTCGAAGTCCTTCAATCTTATCAAGGAATTTCTTAGCCAGTATTGTGTAGCGTTTTGATTTTTCATCTTCTTTTTCATCATCAGTGAAATTTTCAATCCTCTTGATCTTTTCAAACATTACTTCGGTACCTGTGAGCTCGCTCTTGCCCTGATCAAGCAATTCCTCTTTGAGTATCTGAATCTGCTTATCAATCAACTCATGGATATGCTTTTGAATAGCGTCTTTCAACAATGACTCAACTGTTACTTGATAATGGTAAATAGGGCTTATTAATTCGCTATCAAGGATGTTTACAGATAGCTTTACATCATAGACATATTTTGGCCTGAGCTCATTATCCTTGAATACGCATTTTATAATTGCGTAAGCATTTTCACCACGGATAAATGCACCAACGTCAGTTTTCTGGCGAAGTATTGCATTGGTTTCATTTTCTAAATCATTCATACCTCTCTGGATATGACCCTGCAAGTGCCCGTACATGTTCACAATGGATTTTTCAATTTCGCCGGTATTAAATTTGTCCGACCCGCCTATTTTATCAAGAAGCTCCATTATTTCACGTGGGGTATAGCGGGCTAGTCCTTTTGCTTCTTCCCTGTCCACAAAATCACGGACTTTCTTAATAAATTCATCTTCCATCGTAACAGTGTAGCGGTTAAACATGTTTACGTAAGTCTGGTTGACATAATTGTACAGCTTTTCCTTCAAACCACCCATAACATCCAGTTTTTTCAATACTTCTTCA
The genomic region above belongs to Spirochaetota bacterium and contains:
- a CDS encoding ion channel, with translation MNVTFKNLKVLKNLRIIFNNLMRSMVFRIFAVCFVVLFIFSTAIFYIEKGYTRTYTTLDGQEVVRSNINSFEDSIWWAIVTSTTVGYGDKYPISRLGRLIGILTMFFGMALVGVITGNIASTLVEKQLKEDRGLKPVKIKNHYVICGWKKDMAMVLSSIAKRKEDFAGYDVVLVCMAEAEQIENLKGNILFSNIHYVFGDHIDEHVLNRANIRYAKKVLVLADELGKSGQDADSRTVMSVMSIKAISKSVYVCAEIIDQKYERYLRLSGCDEVILTNNYSKNIIADVFAKSGLAHVIGELIDVSTPVSLTTEEIPSHFINKPYSNLVEYFGKKNKILIGLLENTGNFYERKRLALQEAQKTPDISKLVDNLRIVKTMIPNYPVLNPDKNYIIKNFSKAVLIEGSSEIG
- the cfpA gene encoding cytoplasmic filament protein CfpA, whose translation is MSIAQFPKSPNKVHPTEPSAVGSRNSLAQEGRDKVAEARLILDETVDKLVNHVQNKLPEEVLKKLDVMGGLKEKLYNYVNQTYVNMFNRYTVTMEDEFIKKVRDFVDREEAKGLARYTPREIMELLDKIGGSDKFNTGEIEKSIVNMYGHLQGHIQRGMNDLENETNAILRQKTDVGAFIRGENAYAIIKCVFKDNELRPKYVYDVKLSVNILDSELISPIYHYQVTVESLLKDAIQKHIHELIDKQIQILKEELLDQGKSELTGTEVMFEKIKRIENFTDDEKEDEKSKRYTILAKKFLDKIEGLRAEIDIEEYDPLNIRENIKYIIDEENIRNRGYNTAVNAITSILDTSKLGYQVCDNMKNARICQIREYEELDRTVLPDERYAIRLAYYDQNQLREAKKEYDRQMDAFTREILRVWDVVHAHYESKKRFRSLRDFDDLANRLMSREWRRNKREEDADPNSVLWNEIGEMYNENSFVEKNNRTYEDRIHNLKNKLKYLREMLQKMHGFQNPIERVILDERINFLERRFNEFTYKINPHHIQPGLVLDVDVTTIKRKQYMLKGMANVLNEFLYSVSRGFQDAAFATFKRRRSTIREDIDQSFAQAEMKEDIFEAAYKAQSEGEIKGSVDLSSSKSKPKRGLKEL